The following coding sequences lie in one Arachis ipaensis cultivar K30076 chromosome B03, Araip1.1, whole genome shotgun sequence genomic window:
- the LOC107630448 gene encoding protein STRICTOSIDINE SYNTHASE-LIKE 4 → MASNIVTIISSFVIAVIVAITVQIFYFSPIDPLPLEIPPSSSARHNQLKNIIKLGEGVLKDPEDVCFDKEGTLYAATRDGWIKRLPRNNGDWENWKHIDSNTLLGITPSKDGGLIVCDATKGLFKVTEDDGFTVLVSSQGNGSQINFADDVIEASDGSIYFSDASKKYGLQHVHLDLLEARPHGQLLKYNPTSNNVDIVLDKLYFANGVALSKDEDYLLLSETWKSRVLRHWLKGANKGKTDIFIENLPGGPDNINLAPDGSFWIALVSLTNNGLEFMHKYTVIKHLLGSFPRLYGLTSGETKKATVVNVATDGNITRIFGDNDGRVINFVTSAFEFEDHLYLGSLNSNFVGKLPLHSA, encoded by the exons ATGGCTTCCAATATTGTGACAATAATTTCAAGCTTTGTTATAGCAGTGATAGTAGCTATCACAGTTCAGATCTTCTACTTCTCACCCATAGATCCACTACCATTGGAGATTCCACCTTCATCTTCAGCTAGACACAACCAATTAAAG AACATAATTAAGCTAGGAGAAGGGGTTCTGAAGGATCCAGAAGATGTTTGTTTTGACAAAGAGGGAACTCTGTATGCTGCTACAAGAGATGGTTGGATTAAAAGATTACCAAGAAATAATGGAGATTGGGAGAATTGGAAGCATATTGATAGTAACACTTTGCTAGGAATCACTCCTTCTAAAGATGGTGGCCTAATCGTATGTGACGCTACAAAG GGTTTATTCAAGGTTACAGAGGATGATGGTTTCACTGTTCTCGTTTCATCACAAGGGAATGGTTCTCAAATCAA TTTTGCAGATGATGTGATAGAAGCATCAGATGGAAGTATATATTTCAGTGATGCTAGCAAAAAGTATGGTTTGCAACATGTGCATCTGGATTTGCTAGAGGCAAGACCACATGGACAACTTCTAAAGTACAATCCAACTTCAAATAATGTTGATATTGTCTTGGACAAGCTGTACTTTGCCAATGGAGTTGCACTCTCCAAAGATGAAGATTATCTTCTTCTGTCTGAAACCTGGAA ATCCAGGGTTCTGAGGCATTGGCTAAAAGGAGCAAATAAAGGCAAAACAGATATTTTCATTGAAAACCTTCCGGGTGGACCTGATAATATCAATCTAGCTCCTGATGGTTCATTTTGGATAGCTTTGGTTTCG CTAACTAATAATGGATTGGAGTTTATGCACAAATACACGGTAATTAAGCACTTACTAGGTTCATTTCCAAGGTTATATGGCCTTACGAGTGGTGAAACCAAGAAGGCAACAGTGGTCAATGTGGCAACTGATGGCAACATAACCAGAATATTTGGTGATAATGATGGTAGAGTGATTAATTTTGTGACTTCAGCTTTCGAGTTTGAGGATCATCTTTATTTGGGCAGTCTCAATTCCAACTTTGTTGGAAAATTACCTTTGCACAGTGCTTAG
- the LOC107633090 gene encoding uncharacterized protein LOC107633090, which produces MVKVEWRNLGKDQFTNKLKALTTPLRKWHKDNFGDMDKRIKQFEEEIKKIDDMVIAGRYDGTVEARRKALVTCCAKWYARKEIHWKQMSRFQHARDMDKNTRYFHNLASARRKNNRIDSLVINGRLVRNQSRIKGAITGFYKDLYRRELAPTIGICDGLVKQIEDEEAAMLETMPSPEEIREAVWDCESSNAPGSDGYNMNFIKKCWGEIGQEFTTAVLDFFQSAKLPTDANVTWVTLAPKFMGAKEIKDLRLISMVGCVYKVISKVLVRRMRSVVPGLVGKTQSAFVKGCKIHDGALIACETVQWLKVRKKQAAIIKLDFQKAYDRVRWSFVDIVLQKMGFSLRWRTWVKEYVTTASMSVFINGSPSKPFRMKRGLRQRDPLSPFLFVLVVDVLHKMVGEAVKNGRISPLLVGRDNIELLHLQFSDDTILFCPQETEIIVNYKRLLHCFKLMSGLSINFEKSILISINCEQEWVTNMCGLLGCAEATLPVRYLCISLDANPHLVKTWKSIIDKVEDKLSLWKAKSLNKAGKLVLIKSVLNSLTVYYLSLYKMPKVVAEKIIGLQRRFFGVKRVGKMTLPSRGGLWKDICQLNIKEQQVLQQETLSKDITSNSFTSTLWRGLVPPRVELFARFVLVGRVNTKERLNRLGIIHHGDNICVLCKKEIEFVNHLFLGCEFTWQVWCAWLMTVDRSWAVPKTVKELFESWIEAPGRKSEQKKWLIGFFTIIWNIWLERNSRVFRNCETGVDGIKNGSFVSYKEWCGVSVQLLMQCRR; this is translated from the exons ATGGTAAAGGTGGAGTGGAGGAATCTGGGTAAGGATCAGTTCACTAATAAGTTGAAGGCCTTGACAACACCGTTGAGGAAATGGCATAAGGACAATTTTGGGGACATGGACAAGAGAATAAAGCagtttgaggaagagattaaGAAGATTGATGATATGGTTATTGCTGGCAGGTATGACGGAACAGTAGAGGCTAGACGGAAGGCTCTTGTGACTTGTTGTGCGAAGTGGTATGCCAGAAAGGAGattcattggaagcagatgtctcgATTCCAACATGCTAGAGATATGGACAAAAACACTAGATACTTCCATAACCTAGCGTCGGCTAGAAGGAAGAATAACAGGATTGATTCTCTGGTAATCAATGGTAGATTAGTGAGGAACCAGTCCAGAATAAAGGGTGCAATTACGGGATTTTATAAAGATCTGTATCGACGGGAATTGGCTCCTACGATTGGGATCTGTGATGGTTTGGTTAAGCAGATTGAGGACGAGGAAGCAGCAATGCTAGAGACAATGCCATCGCCTGAGGAAATACGAGAGGCAGTCTGGGATTGTGAGTCCAGTAATGCACCAGGTAGTGATGGGTACAATATGAATTTCATAAAGAAATGTTGGGGTGAGATTGGCCAGGAGTTTACTACAGCTGTATTGGATTTCTTTCAAAGTGCGAAGCTACCAACGGATGCTAATGTAACATGGGTGACACTAGCTCCAAAATTTATGGGAGCTAAGGAAATCAAAGACCTGAGGCTTATTAGCATGGTTGGTTGTGTCTATAAGGTGATATCAAAAGTTTTGGTGAGAAGAATGCGATCAGTGGTGCCAGGTTTAGTGGGGAAAACTCAATCTGCGTTTGTAAAGGGTTGTAAAATACACGATGGGGCACTCATAGCATGTGAGACGGTCCAATGGCTGAAGGTACGCAAGAAGCAGGCAGCAATTATCAAATTGGACTTTCAGAAAGCGTACGACAGGGTGAGATGGAGTTTTGTAGATATTGTGCTGCAGAAGATGGGTTTTAGTCTTAGATGGAGGACATGGGTAAAGGAATATGTGACTACAGCGTCTATGTCGGTGTTCATCAATGGGTCACCATCTAAGCCGTTCAGGATGAAAAGAGGTCTTAGACAAAGAGACCCTCTCTCTCCCTTTCTGTTTGTTCTTGTCGTTGATGTACTGCACAAGATGGTGGGTGAGGCAGTCAAGAATGGACGTATTTCTCCACTGTTGGTAGGAAGAGACAACATAGAGTTGTTGCATCTCCAATTTTCAGATGACACAATCTTATTTTGCCCCCAGGAAACAGAGATAATAGTGAATTATAAGAGACTACTGCATTGTTTTAAGTTGATGTCTGGCTTGAGCATTAACTTTGAGAAGTCCATTTTGATCTCGATTAACTGTGAACAGGAATGGGTGACAAATATGTGTGGTTTGTTGGGATGTGCGGAAGCCACTCTTCCTGTCAGGTACTTATGTATTTCCCTAGATGCAAACCCTCACCTGGTGAAGACTTGGAAATCGATCATAGACAAGGTGGAAGACAAGCTTAGCTTATGGAAAGCGAAGTCTCTCAATAAAGCTGGTAAGTTGGTCCTCATAAAATCTGTTCTTAATAGCTTGACGGTGTACTACTTGAGCTTGTACAAGATGCCAAAGGTAGTTGCAGAAAAGATAATTGGGCTACAGAGAAGGTTTTTTGGAGTAAAGAGGGTGGGAAAAATG ACATTACCATCAAGAGGTGGCCTGTGGAAGGATATTTGCCAACTTAATATTAAAGAGCAACAG gtgcTACAGCAAGAGACTCTCTCAAAGGACATCACAAGCAATAGTTTCACCAGTACCTTATGGAGAGGATTGGTTCCCCCAAGAGTTGAACTGTTTGCACGGTTTGTCTTAGTAGGCAGAGTCAACACTAAAGAGAGGCTCAATAGACTAGGAATTATACATCATGGTGATAATATTTGTGTTCTGTGCAAAAAAGAAATAGAATTTGTGAATCATTTGTTTCTTGGCTGTGAGtttacatggcaggtgtggtgcgctTGGTTGATGACTGTCGATAGATCTTGGGCTGTTCCGAAGACTGTCAAAGAGCTGTTTGAGAGCTGGATTGAAGCGCCTGGTCGTAAATCTGAGCAAAAGAAGTGGCTGATAGGGTTCTTTACGATTATCTGGAACATTTGGTTGGAACGGAATAGCAGAGTATTCCGGAACTGCGAGACAGGTGTTGATGGAATCAAGAATGGGTCGTTTGTGAGTTACAAGGAATGGTGTGGTGTTTCCGTTCAGTTGTTGATGCAATGCCGAAGATGA